The Amblyomma americanum isolate KBUSLIRL-KWMA chromosome 2, ASM5285725v1, whole genome shotgun sequence genome contains the following window.
CAGCGAAAAAACTATTTTacttaaaaaagaaaagaggtttCAAGGGCAACTCACAGTGCCACAAGGATAAGGTCCGTTCAATGCGACGGCTCCAAATTCGGCCTCATGGGAAAAATACTCTGCGGATGATCTTCCAATGCTGCAACAATGACAGAGCTTATAAAAACTGCCATGCTTATAATTTCACTCAGTAATGCCAAGAAGAGGTTTTCACGACAGCACATTGAATTCTCATTTCTCTTTTCAAACTATAGATTAGGTTAATTTTTAAATATATGCTAACGTTATACTCACATCGCAACGACAGCGGCGAGAAGAAGAGTGAAGGACAGCAGCTTTCCCTGAGTCATGGTTGGATGATATCAAGAAGGCCCTCTGAAACGATCTCTTGTGGGCATAATCTGCGCACCTGAATTTATACTGCTCCACTGACCTCGTTCGTACTGGGGAGCTTTACGGTTTGACTCAACAAAATGCCAAAATTTTCACCATTTTCAGCGCCTCTTCTTGGACCTCTTACAACAGTAAGGCCTTGACAAGTAGAACATTATTGTTTGAATAGGAGCACTGCCCCCCTGTTTCAAAGCATGGGTTGCGAGGAACAAAGCATTGACCTGCGGGGCTTGCAGCAATAAAATCTTGAATGaacaagaacaaagcagaaatgaTTTAAGAATGGCTCGACCAACGAAGAACCATTTGTCACGTCCACGAGATAAGCAGAGAGCCAATGACCTTTTAAACAATTACATCACGCGTGTTACCgatttcaaatattcgcacagcTATACTTCGCTCTTGCAGCCACTAACTGTCGTTAATGCAAAAGAGGACGCGTTGAAATGCACTGAGATGGATACGGTTACCTTTTATTGCTTCCTTTCACTGAGACTTGGGAACAGCTTCGCTGTGGTGACTTAGCGGAAAAAATCTGAGGGTATAACTTTTTTAAAACAGTGCCATGGTGCTAAGATCAAATACCGGCCTAAGCCTTTTCTGAGTAGTATGGCATTCATACTTTTCTGGCGAAACCAGATTTAGAAAATAAACAAAGTTTATATAAGCACCCGAGAAAAGACCTATTCTAAAATAAAATTTCGTTTGCTGCTTTTCCTCAGAAGCAGAGGAATATGACGCTGGTCACCATGGATA
Protein-coding sequences here:
- the LOC144121304 gene encoding uncharacterized protein LOC144121304 isoform X1; protein product: MTQGKLLSFTLLLAAVVAIIGRSSAEYFSHEAEFGAVALNGPYPCGTCVRYGVLSYGCPAGAVCVPDGAYHGVWAEPGTCFWGI